Genomic DNA from Nomascus leucogenys isolate Asia chromosome 10, Asia_NLE_v1, whole genome shotgun sequence:
GGATTAATCACTTCCTATTTCTGGGTGTTagttttttatgtataaaatatgagTAACTATGCCCACCTTGCGAGTTTAGGATGAACACCAAATGAACCCAAGGATGTGACTGTGCTTTTTGAAAAGCACTGCACCAATATTTGTCATTCGGAGAGACACCCAAGTGGCCTCGGTGGTGATGGTAGGGGAGCGAGCTCCTGCCACTGGCCTCACTGCGACTTTTCTCCACCTTTCCAGTCCAGTCCAACCCCCGTAAAATACGATGAGTGTGGTGGGACACAGCGCGGAGAATGCGGGGCCTGGGAACAGAGGCGGGAGGGCTCACCTGAACACACTGTTGGTAGCGCTTGAAGAGGTCGGTGCACGGGTCTCCGGAGCTGTCCCCCTTGAGAAACTTCTCGGCGAACCAGCGATTGAAGCACTGGTCGTACTCGCGCTTCATGTCCGTGCATGCCTCCCCCACACTGTTCATGGCGACagtggtggcggcggcggcgacggcgCACTCTGATGTCATCACTCTTCGGCGCGTCGCTCGGCGTTACGCGCGGGCGCACTACGGGGGCCAAGGAAGGAAGATATGTGGTCGCGGTTGGGGTGGCTGGGCCTTCGGGCCCTTCTGGGCGGGCGCCAGGGCTTCACCTCCAAGGCAGATCTTCAGGTAAAGGCCAGGGCCATCTAGGCGGGTGGCGGAGCAAGCCGGGAGGCACTCCGGAGCCCCGGTGACCCACACTCCCCGCCTCATCCCTCCTCCAGGGCAGTGGCCGGATCACGGCCGAGTTGATCGAGCACCTGGAGCGTCTAGCGCTTGTGGACTTCGGCAGCCGCGAGGCAGTGGCGCGACTGGAGAAAGCTATCGCCTTCGCCGACCGGCTACGCGCCGTGGACACCGACGGGGTGGAGCCCATGGAGTCGGTCCTGGAGGACAGGTAAACTCGCGGCTGCAGCCCCGAAGCCTTGACCGTGGCCCGTTCGCAGCCGTTTAATGTGACGATTAGCGAACAGTTTTCCAGGGGGTTAAAGAGTGTTAGCGAGATTCAGGAACTTGCCCACGGTCACCTCGCGAGTCAGCGGCTTCACTCTTCCCCTTGTTCATTACTGATGCTCTCGCTCGTGTCCTCCTAGTGTAAGTGGAAACAAAACCTGAACTGCTAATCattgcctttgttttttgttttttttttttttgagacggagtctcgctgtgttgcccaggctggagtgcagtagctcaatctcggctcactgcaaccttctcctcccgtgttcaagcaattctctgcctcagcttcccgagtagctgggattacaggcgcccaccaccacgcccagctaatttttgtatttttagtagagacggggtttcaccatgttggccaggctagtctcgaactcatgacctcgcagtccacccgcctcggccttccaaagtgctgggattataggcatgagccacaagtCTTCGTTCTTTCATACTtaggttcttctttttttttttttgaaattgagacggagtctcgctctgtcgcccagtctggagtgcagtggcgcaatctcggctcactgcaagctccgcctcctgggttcatgccattctcctgcctcagcctc
This window encodes:
- the TRIAP1 gene encoding TP53-regulated inhibitor of apoptosis 1: MNSVGEACTDMKREYDQCFNRWFAEKFLKGDSSGDPCTDLFKRYQQCVQKAIKEKEIPIEGLEFMGHGKEKPENSS
- the GATC gene encoding glutamyl-tRNA(Gln) amidotransferase subunit C, mitochondrial, giving the protein MWSRLGWLGLRALLGGRQGFTSKADLQGSGRITAELIEHLERLALVDFGSREAVARLEKAIAFADRLRAVDTDGVEPMESVLEDRCLYLRSDNVVEGNCADELLQNSHRVMEEYFVAPPGNISLPKLDEQEPFPHS